The Perca fluviatilis chromosome 2, GENO_Pfluv_1.0, whole genome shotgun sequence genome includes a region encoding these proteins:
- the LOC120553425 gene encoding uncharacterized protein LOC120553425: MRKNEAPYNIQVELSFEEPFIGKTTCNCKAGLGQCNHLIGLLYTLAHYIKMGYASVPPTASKTSLPQAWHVPSRTLGLTPRAVSTVTVSKVKPPLANAPPKKKQRSTEGIVSNLYCPVPLPLPSAEFAETLHSNLAKIGSKSQMLKLLEANCKQPADLVSTEFGDLPRGSVLTYQTQRPLSIFSENDPELPLPPQPCSFSTALDDTETFFYGGLAVTLSDAKHLEMETRGQSSSKTWHQVRAKRLTSSSFKRICSRVRDFDSLAANMKEKQLT; encoded by the exons ATGCGAAAAAACGAGGCACCTTACAACATTCAG GTGGAGCTGTCCTTCGAGGAGCCATTCATTGGCAAGACCACCTGCAACTGTAAAGCTGGCTTGGGACAGTGCAATCACCTAATAGGACTGCTCTACACGCTGGCCCACTATATAAAAATGGGGTATGCATCTGTCCCCCCAACTGCAAGCAAAACATCTCTACCTCAAGCCTGGCATGTTCCATCAAGGACATTAGGTCTCACCCCAAGAGCAGTTAGCACTGTGACAGTATCCAAAGTTAAACCACCATTGGCTAATGCACCACCAAAGAAAAAACAGCGCTCTACTGAGGGGATTGTCTCTAATTTGTATTGTCCTGTGCCACTTCCATTACCAAGTGCTGAATTTGCAGAGACTCTTCATAGCAACCTGGCTAAAATCGGCAGTAAGAGCCAGATGTTAAAGTTACTGGAAGCAAACTGTAAGCAGCCTGCTGATCTGGTCTCCACAGAATTTGGGGACCTTCCCCGGGGTTCTGTATTAACTTACCAAACTCAACGTCCACTGTCcattttcagtgaaaatgaCCCTGAACTTCCTCTACCTCCACAGCCATGCTCATTTAGCACTGCTCTAGATGATACTGAAACATTCTTCTATGGTGGCCTGGCTGTCACACTGTCTGATGCAAAGCATCTAGAGATGGAAACCAGAGGACAAAGCAGTAGCAAGACCTGGCATCAAGTACGAGCCAAACGcctgacatcatcatcattcaaaAGAATCTGCTCCAGGGTGAGAGACTTTGACAGTTTGGCAGCCAACATGAAGGAGAAACAGTTGACATAA
- the LOC120572363 gene encoding uncharacterized protein LOC120572363 isoform X2 has protein sequence MTQQHPSLPLTVPLPVPVKKKRLLRSHNVRYKKMPRKRVRTTTRGQVPPATYNRAYAEVMEGASIREAAERHGVSHVTLSRFVKRRAEAQPGTVMVTPPGYWTPNNRVFTPNQEGKLQAYLKRAAAIYFGLSPREVRKLAFEIAVRYSCKFPPSWGEKKMAGKDWFASFMERSGSLSIRRPQATSNSRLTSFIRTNVAAFFANLKMVLDRHSFQAKDIWNMDETGVITVQVPLCRTGLWLPRGSGRLGQ, from the exons ATGACTCAGCAGCACCCCAGTCTCCCCCTAACTGTGCCCCTCCCTGTCCCAGTGAAGAAG aaacgtctgctacggagccataacgtgaggtacaag aaaatgcCAAGAAAAAGAGTCAGAACAACGACCAGAGGGCAGGTGCCGCCTGCTACATATAACAGGGCTTATGCTGAGGTGATGGAGGGAGCCAGCATCAGAGAGGCAGCAGAGAGGCATGGCGTTAGCCATGTCACTCTGTCTAGATTTGTGAAGAGGAGAGCAGAGGCACAGCCAGGGACAGTGATGGTTACCCCTCCAGGGTACTGGACCCCTAATAATAGGGTATTCACACCCAATCAGGAGGGAAAGCTGCAGGCCTACCTGAAGAGGGCGGCTGCAATTTACTTCGGCCTGAGCCCCAGAGAG GTACGAAAGTTGGCCTTTGAAATTGCAGTGAGGTACAGCTGCAAGTTCCCTCCATCctggggggagaaaaaaatggcCGGGAAGGATTGGTTCGCCTCCTTCATGGAGCGGAGTGGGAGCCTCTCCATCCGCCGTCCCCAGGCGACAAGTAACTCCCGCCTGACCAGTTTTATTAGGACCAATGTGGCAGCCTTTTTTGCTAATTTAAAGATGGTCCTTGACCGCCACAGCTTCCAGGCCAAAGACATCTGGAACATGGATGAAACCG